One region of Aurantimonas sp. HBX-1 genomic DNA includes:
- a CDS encoding D-lyxose/D-mannose family sugar isomerase produces the protein MKRSRVNEILQEGDAFIRSFGYVMPPFAYLSPEEMQRRRRELDGIIEARLGWDITDYGQGRFDELGLFLFTVRNGRVDDLRHGRGMLYAEKIMISRKEQLSPMHRHVVKAEDIINRGGGRLVLELFMSDAAGDPDATAEVSVMTDGISRTLPAGGLLALDPGESVTLLPGVWHAFWGEGADVLIGEVSTVNDDLTDNVFREPIGRFAAIEEDEPPVHLLVSDYDGYLTR, from the coding sequence ATGAAGCGTTCGCGCGTCAACGAGATCCTGCAGGAGGGCGACGCCTTCATCCGCTCCTTCGGCTACGTCATGCCGCCATTCGCGTATCTTTCGCCGGAGGAGATGCAGCGGCGGCGGCGCGAACTCGACGGCATCATCGAGGCGCGGCTCGGCTGGGACATCACCGACTACGGCCAGGGCCGGTTCGACGAGCTCGGCCTGTTCCTGTTCACCGTGCGCAACGGCCGCGTTGATGATCTGCGGCACGGGCGCGGCATGCTCTATGCCGAAAAGATCATGATCAGCCGCAAGGAGCAGCTGTCGCCGATGCACCGCCACGTCGTGAAGGCGGAGGACATCATCAATCGCGGCGGCGGCAGGCTGGTGCTGGAGCTGTTCATGTCGGATGCGGCCGGCGATCCCGACGCGACGGCCGAGGTGTCGGTGATGACCGACGGCATCTCCCGCACGCTGCCGGCCGGCGGCCTGCTGGCGCTCGACCCGGGCGAGAGCGTGACGCTGCTGCCGGGCGTCTGGCACGCTTTCTGGGGCGAGGGGGCGGACGTGCTGATAGGCGAGGTGTCGACCGTCAACGACGATCTCACCGACAACGTCTTCCGCGAGCCGATCGGCCGCTTCGCCGCGATCGAGGAGGACGAGCCCCCGGTGCATCTCCTCGTCTCGGACTACGACGGCTACCTGACACGCTAA
- a CDS encoding Gfo/Idh/MocA family protein codes for MVTRIGLIGCGNISDIYLLNAARFPGIAFTACADLRPEAAAAKAGTYGIEARSVEALLASDDVDIVLNLTVPAAHAEISLAALESDKHVYSEKPLATSVADGEAILAAAEARGLRVGAAPDTVLGAAIQEARRQIDAGVIGKPLLGVASVLSHGMENWHPDPTFFFKPGGGPVFDMGPYYLSTLVTLLGPVASVQASGQVGFETRTVTTANSPMLGQAIRVEVLSTVQALLEFDSGAQVTFLASWDVWKHGLRPLELHGTEGSMRVPDPNWFGGAVETAVERGDWSSTATDHRVFGAANWPLADPIHANYRGAGIAEMAQAIEQGRPHRANGAVALHVLAVMAGTLEAAGSGERVTIGPRCARPDALAETEALTLVGGTRAGMAAQSSLPFAEQDA; via the coding sequence ATGGTCACGCGCATCGGCCTCATCGGCTGCGGCAACATCTCCGACATCTACCTGCTCAACGCCGCCCGCTTTCCCGGCATCGCGTTCACCGCCTGCGCCGACCTGCGGCCGGAGGCGGCAGCGGCCAAGGCCGGGACCTACGGCATCGAGGCGCGCAGCGTCGAGGCGCTGCTCGCCAGCGACGACGTCGACATCGTCCTCAACCTGACCGTTCCCGCCGCCCATGCCGAAATCTCGCTGGCGGCGCTCGAGAGCGACAAGCACGTCTATTCGGAAAAGCCGCTGGCAACCTCCGTCGCCGACGGCGAGGCGATCCTCGCGGCGGCCGAGGCCCGCGGCCTGCGCGTCGGCGCGGCGCCCGACACCGTGCTGGGCGCCGCGATCCAGGAGGCGCGCCGCCAGATCGACGCCGGCGTCATCGGCAAGCCGCTGCTCGGCGTCGCCTCGGTGCTGTCGCACGGTATGGAGAACTGGCACCCCGACCCGACCTTCTTCTTCAAGCCGGGCGGCGGACCGGTGTTCGACATGGGCCCCTATTACCTCTCGACCCTCGTCACCCTGCTCGGGCCGGTGGCCTCCGTGCAGGCGAGCGGCCAGGTCGGCTTCGAGACCCGCACCGTCACAACGGCGAACTCGCCGATGCTCGGCCAGGCGATCCGGGTGGAGGTGCTCTCCACGGTGCAGGCGCTGCTGGAATTCGACAGCGGCGCGCAGGTGACCTTCCTTGCCAGCTGGGATGTCTGGAAGCACGGGCTGCGACCGCTGGAGCTGCACGGCACGGAAGGCTCGATGCGCGTCCCCGATCCGAACTGGTTCGGCGGCGCCGTCGAGACCGCGGTCGAGCGCGGCGACTGGAGCAGCACCGCCACCGACCACCGGGTCTTCGGCGCCGCCAACTGGCCGCTGGCCGACCCCATCCACGCCAACTACCGCGGCGCCGGCATCGCCGAGATGGCGCAGGCGATCGAGCAAGGCCGGCCGCATCGGGCGAATGGCGCGGTGGCGCTGCACGTGCTGGCGGTGATGGCCGGCACCCTCGAAGCCGCGGGCAGCGGCGAGCGGGTAACCATCGGGCCGCGCTGCGCCCGTCCCGACGCGCTCGCGGAGACCGAGGCGCTGACGCTGGTCGGCGGCACGCGCGCCGGCATGGCGGCGCAGTCGAGCCTGCCATTCGCCGAACAGGATGCCTGA
- a CDS encoding phosphoketolase: MTDHDFDRIDRYWRAANYLSVGQIYLLDNPLLREPLTTAHVKKRLLGHWGTTPGLNFVYAHLNRIIRDRDLSVLYICGPGHGGPGMVANTWLEGTYSETYPDVPQNAAGMHRLFRQFSFPGGIPSHAAPETPGSIHEGGELGYALAHAYGAVFDSPDLIAACVIGDGEAETGALAASWHSNKFLNPRVDGAVLPILHLNGYKIANPTVLGRMPHEELRSLLVGYGHEPIFVEGSEPMAMHRLMAAAFDQAFDRIAAIQQAARNGGDNERPRWPMIVLRSPKGWTGPDVVDGKMVENFWRSHQVPVSGVHDNPAHRQILEDWLRSYRPEELFAEDGSLLPDLAALVPEGDRRMGANPAANGGMLRIELDRPPVEDHAVAVPSPGGARGEATRVLGAYLRDVMVRNADARNFRLISPDEASSNRLDAVFEVTERAWMETIEPYDVHLADEGRVMEILSEHLCQGWLEGYLLTGRHGMFACYEAFVHIVDSMFNQHAKWLKVSRELEWRAPIASLNYLLSSHVWQQDHNGFSHQDPGFVDLVANKKSDVVRLYFPPDANTLLCVADHCLATYDRVNVIVAGKAPAPQWLTMDEAKRHCEAGIGSWPFACNVAAGETPDVVIAAAGDVPTIEALAAVDLLRQKLPKLRIRFVNVVDLMALQPKERHPHGIDEADFDALFTTDKPVIFAYHGYPYLIHRLTYKRANHDNFHVHGYQEEGTTTTPFDMTVLNELDRFHLAIAAVRRLPGQGGDEGRAAIRHCEERLAAHRLYVEAEGVDMPEIQDWGWPYATAADAGD, encoded by the coding sequence TGACCGATCACGACTTCGACCGCATCGACCGCTACTGGCGCGCCGCGAACTACCTCTCGGTCGGGCAGATTTACCTTCTCGACAACCCGCTGTTGCGCGAGCCGCTGACCACGGCGCACGTCAAGAAGCGGCTGCTCGGCCACTGGGGCACGACGCCCGGCCTGAACTTCGTCTACGCCCATCTCAACCGCATCATCCGCGACCGCGACCTGTCGGTGCTCTACATCTGCGGGCCCGGGCATGGCGGCCCGGGCATGGTGGCCAACACTTGGCTCGAGGGCACCTACAGCGAGACCTATCCGGACGTGCCGCAGAACGCCGCCGGCATGCACAGGCTGTTCCGGCAGTTCTCATTTCCCGGCGGCATCCCGAGCCACGCCGCGCCCGAAACGCCGGGCTCGATCCACGAGGGCGGCGAGCTCGGCTATGCGCTGGCCCACGCCTATGGCGCGGTGTTCGATTCGCCGGATCTGATCGCGGCCTGCGTCATCGGCGACGGCGAGGCGGAGACCGGCGCGCTCGCGGCCTCCTGGCATTCCAACAAGTTCCTCAATCCCCGCGTCGACGGCGCGGTGCTGCCGATCCTGCACCTCAACGGCTACAAGATCGCCAATCCGACCGTCCTCGGCCGCATGCCGCACGAGGAACTCCGCTCGCTGCTGGTCGGCTACGGCCACGAGCCGATCTTCGTCGAGGGCAGCGAGCCGATGGCGATGCACCGGCTGATGGCCGCGGCCTTCGACCAGGCCTTTGACCGGATCGCGGCGATCCAGCAGGCGGCGCGGAACGGCGGCGACAACGAGCGGCCGCGCTGGCCGATGATCGTGCTGCGCTCGCCGAAGGGCTGGACCGGGCCGGACGTGGTCGACGGCAAGATGGTCGAGAATTTCTGGCGCTCGCACCAGGTGCCGGTCTCGGGCGTCCACGACAATCCGGCGCATCGCCAGATCCTCGAGGACTGGCTGCGCTCCTACCGGCCGGAAGAACTGTTCGCCGAGGACGGCAGCCTCTTACCGGACCTGGCGGCGCTCGTGCCCGAAGGCGACCGCCGCATGGGCGCCAACCCGGCCGCCAACGGGGGCATGTTGCGGATCGAGCTCGACCGGCCGCCGGTCGAGGACCATGCCGTCGCCGTGCCCTCGCCGGGCGGGGCGCGCGGCGAGGCGACGCGGGTGCTCGGCGCCTATCTGCGGGACGTCATGGTGCGCAACGCGGACGCCCGCAATTTCCGCCTGATCAGCCCGGACGAGGCCTCGTCGAACCGCCTCGACGCGGTGTTCGAGGTGACCGAGCGGGCGTGGATGGAGACGATCGAGCCCTACGACGTGCATCTCGCCGACGAGGGACGCGTCATGGAGATCCTCAGCGAGCATCTCTGCCAGGGCTGGCTGGAAGGCTATCTGCTGACCGGCCGGCACGGCATGTTCGCCTGCTACGAAGCGTTCGTGCACATCGTCGACTCGATGTTCAACCAGCACGCCAAGTGGCTGAAGGTCTCCCGCGAGCTCGAATGGCGGGCGCCGATCGCCTCGCTCAACTACCTGCTCTCGTCGCATGTCTGGCAGCAGGACCATAACGGCTTCAGCCACCAGGACCCGGGCTTCGTCGATCTCGTCGCCAACAAGAAGAGCGACGTCGTGCGGCTGTATTTCCCGCCCGATGCCAACACGCTGCTCTGCGTCGCCGACCATTGCCTTGCCACCTACGACCGGGTGAATGTCATCGTCGCCGGCAAGGCGCCGGCGCCGCAATGGCTCACCATGGACGAGGCAAAGCGCCACTGCGAGGCGGGCATCGGCAGCTGGCCCTTCGCCTGCAACGTCGCCGCGGGAGAGACGCCGGACGTGGTGATCGCAGCCGCCGGCGACGTGCCGACGATCGAGGCGCTGGCGGCTGTCGACCTGTTGCGCCAGAAGCTGCCGAAGCTGCGCATCCGCTTCGTCAACGTCGTCGACCTGATGGCGCTGCAGCCGAAGGAGCGCCACCCGCACGGCATCGACGAGGCCGATTTCGACGCGCTGTTCACCACCGACAAGCCGGTGATCTTCGCCTATCACGGCTATCCGTATCTCATCCACCGGCTGACCTATAAGCGGGCCAACCACGACAACTTCCACGTCCATGGCTACCAGGAGGAGGGGACGACCACGACGCCCTTCGACATGACGGTGCTGAACGAGCTCGACCGCTTCCACCTCGCCATCGCGGCGGTGCGCCGGCTGCCCGGCCAGGGCGGCGACGAGGGCAGGGCGGCGATCCGCCATTGCGAGGAACGGCTCGCCGCGCATCGCCTCTACGTCGAGGCGGAGGGCGTCGACATGCCGGAGATCCAGGACTGGGGCTGGCCCTACGCGACGGCGGCCGATGCCGGCGACTGA
- a CDS encoding acetate/propionate family kinase encodes MADIVLSLNAGSSSVKFGLHRIAGPTTMPVAVARGAVKAEAGAWRLTAEGSDGAPGLDEAVTGGADDLAPALMRLLAWAEDGAGPGGLLAVGHRVVHGGPRYADPVRLTPEHVAAIEKLTPLAPLHQPRCLAPIHALMAVRPVLRQTASFDTAFHRTMTGPATRYGLPRELEAEGIRRYGFHGLSYDFIAHRLETLEPGSRGLRTVVAHLGNGASLCALKDGKSVDTTMGFSVLDGLLMGTRPGTLDPGVLVYLMREHAYGAEALEDMLYHRSGLLGVSGRSSDMRELLADGSAEATDAVDLFVHRAAQQIAVMATSLGGLDRLVFTGGIGEHQPQIRAAIGRRLAFLGIAEDPVLNDAGQGQISTDDSRVSVRVVPTDEEAVIARDAAAICRAGE; translated from the coding sequence ATGGCGGACATCGTCCTCAGCCTCAATGCCGGCTCGTCGAGCGTCAAGTTCGGGCTGCACAGGATCGCGGGCCCCACGACGATGCCGGTGGCGGTGGCGCGCGGCGCGGTGAAGGCCGAGGCGGGGGCGTGGCGGCTGACAGCCGAGGGCTCGGACGGCGCGCCCGGGCTCGACGAGGCCGTCACCGGCGGAGCGGACGACCTGGCGCCAGCGCTCATGCGTCTGCTCGCCTGGGCGGAGGATGGAGCCGGGCCGGGCGGCCTGCTCGCGGTGGGCCACCGGGTGGTGCATGGCGGGCCGCGATATGCCGATCCGGTGCGGCTGACGCCGGAACACGTCGCGGCAATCGAGAAGCTGACGCCGCTGGCGCCGCTGCACCAGCCGCGCTGTCTCGCCCCGATCCATGCGTTGATGGCGGTCCGCCCGGTTTTGCGGCAGACCGCATCCTTCGATACCGCCTTCCACCGGACGATGACCGGCCCGGCCACGCGCTACGGCCTGCCGCGCGAACTCGAGGCGGAGGGAATCCGCCGCTACGGCTTCCACGGCCTCTCCTACGATTTCATCGCGCACCGGCTGGAAACGCTCGAGCCGGGCAGCCGTGGCCTCAGGACCGTCGTCGCCCATCTCGGCAACGGCGCCAGCCTCTGCGCGCTGAAGGACGGCAAGAGCGTCGACACGACGATGGGCTTCTCGGTGCTCGACGGGCTGCTGATGGGCACCCGCCCCGGCACGCTCGACCCGGGCGTGCTGGTCTATCTGATGCGCGAGCACGCCTATGGCGCCGAGGCGCTGGAGGACATGCTCTACCATCGCTCCGGCCTGCTCGGCGTCTCCGGTCGGTCGAGCGACATGCGCGAACTTCTGGCTGACGGCAGCGCCGAAGCAACCGATGCCGTCGACCTCTTCGTCCACCGCGCGGCGCAGCAGATCGCGGTGATGGCGACGAGCCTTGGGGGCCTCGACCGGCTGGTCTTCACCGGCGGCATCGGCGAGCACCAGCCGCAGATCCGCGCGGCGATCGGCCGGCGCCTGGCGTTTCTGGGCATAGCGGAGGACCCGGTCCTGAACGATGCCGGGCAAGGGCAGATCAGCACCGACGACAGCCGTGTGAGTGTTCGCGTCGTGCCGACGGACGAGGAGGCGGTCATCGCGCGCGACGCCGCCGCGATCTGCCGCGCCGGCGAATAG